From Bacteroidales bacterium, one genomic window encodes:
- a CDS encoding ATP-binding protein has product MKFDMKEKKSIYIFSCKKSKYDSDDKDTDALLCLRNLLHGTNSKLDERSGKYPNIDGYFELTDEGGSISEKLAFQIKSYPKSERGLSKYRIPSYILGYAERMKGEVVIFIAADYEEKKIYWKYIDSDYIQMCANNGLQESYTYVFNNSEIACRENINLTIEIWRKIYHKKMSSIIDRKTEVSRKIKNLLRSFNNVKNIFFGLPNSYIDRKEVLDLYKWISGPLCGENNIALLVGNAGTGKSVVLKQLINKLSENNISYMAIKADMHNITKRQNANELECLCEDFGYISSYNDKSVLIIDQIDALSQNLSNDRMELNSYLALINNFATSNHIKDIRVVISCRKFDLKYDPSLSNLINNKIIMLQPLTCNDVKGILEKLQRNLSAKLSPSTIELLRTPQYLDMYCRLYNINGLTKNYNSFIDLYDELWRDIKNENKKTNIEPVLFDIAKKMRDAQTLNINWTVTDNNEEETKILASNGIICYNENKIHFFHQSFYDYVLARKYIVSNQSFVKDIVREHQGLFLRTTVKLMLDYYREYDNIKYNSEVKALLASEKVRTHIKLLVLNLLCTYTEITPLEKKLLLSLRKNDSDLYYYFVKQVNSLEWFDEIKRDIQNDVEDLMINSHNCSDIWQFLFHYVAIKPNEVYLMVGTIRDSVTKNETAKRVLWFTKDYSLAEVQKWYHFFYSKSKNYDHVYIENAIASNITFACDETGEILKQLLLEQGNPRQQYEKHYFIFDICEQLYNKDALTFYHTLKDVIICVIQKSSVAIDKNSLRIDNIFYGILHDANNNQVIKWLIKILQNNINSNADSVHQEVKFYLSYRSVTTYIIAFQVMEIEPREFIKEISQIYYNSKLIDLLLSHQATSYYLRLLLGKTFKVLNENEKESFRDFVLNFKSETDYLTNGKEKNDNQQPYPYLHCRQRELIYTIPEEELTGEIKKIRGELDRKYPFSCTNVEPIYDVSMASICGGITSHDKYKLFSKKTWLNSFLQLQENSRSSKGQLRHLDLRIHSKEFEQCVSEEPDKFFPFIKQISQNTKINVCYRLSGILGLLKGHCNPVDVFPLFKQILDDKTSYSNQIFNIIGLLVKNESWFIDDIIIFLKKVITSTFKESKYSTDIENHEIDGTSDLLMSGVNSEQGNAIEALIKICGIKKRQATIYKYLTELYPSLCPELQLVVIYNIYYKEYYNDFLFPSLLTIYTSEPISEFLLIRPEIINKYLHDEPKIILPYLRSILHHKRAQRLLSNILFWGCGYEKSKEESKVLLDTLLLDNNLSAISVLIQMSMENIFDATYHSLSKLLLIKYRNDERDEILTTYMRHCSSLPVDEFPLFNTWLFLSIKRFKRDNMYGVLDYIKKSSNTYPSECYKSIKAIISSTNVSTGYYDKNILEVLLSIYKCLKEEDDVTSMEEIMDTFDELMLHGNVYEINDAMTMTEFNTY; this is encoded by the coding sequence ATGAAATTCGATATGAAAGAAAAAAAATCCATTTATATTTTTTCATGTAAAAAGTCAAAATATGATTCAGATGATAAGGACACAGACGCCTTATTGTGCCTTAGAAATCTATTGCATGGCACAAACTCAAAATTGGATGAAAGGTCTGGTAAATACCCTAATATTGATGGATATTTTGAACTGACGGATGAGGGGGGCAGTATCAGCGAAAAATTAGCTTTTCAAATTAAAAGCTACCCAAAATCAGAAAGGGGACTTTCAAAATATCGTATCCCATCATATATACTTGGCTACGCTGAAAGGATGAAAGGAGAAGTAGTTATATTTATCGCAGCAGATTATGAAGAAAAAAAAATATACTGGAAATATATAGACTCTGATTACATTCAGATGTGTGCGAATAATGGGTTACAAGAAAGTTATACCTATGTTTTTAACAACTCTGAAATTGCCTGTAGGGAAAACATTAATCTAACGATTGAGATATGGAGAAAAATCTATCATAAAAAAATGTCTTCCATTATTGATCGGAAGACAGAAGTAAGCAGAAAAATAAAGAATCTTCTCAGATCGTTTAACAATGTAAAAAATATTTTTTTTGGTCTTCCAAATTCTTACATAGATCGAAAAGAAGTCTTAGACCTATACAAATGGATAAGTGGTCCACTATGTGGGGAAAATAATATAGCATTACTCGTAGGCAATGCCGGGACAGGCAAGAGTGTAGTACTTAAGCAACTAATAAATAAATTGTCTGAAAATAATATTTCTTATATGGCAATAAAAGCCGACATGCATAATATCACTAAAAGACAGAATGCTAATGAGTTAGAATGTTTATGCGAAGACTTCGGTTATATTTCTTCATATAATGATAAATCAGTTCTAATAATTGACCAAATAGATGCTTTGTCGCAAAATCTTTCTAACGATAGAATGGAACTAAACAGTTACTTAGCCTTAATAAACAATTTCGCCACATCCAACCACATTAAGGACATTAGAGTTGTTATTTCATGCAGAAAGTTTGATTTAAAATATGATCCATCACTTAGCAATCTGATAAATAATAAGATTATAATGCTCCAACCCCTTACATGTAATGATGTAAAAGGTATTCTCGAAAAACTTCAGAGAAATTTATCTGCAAAGTTATCTCCATCAACTATCGAATTGCTTAGAACGCCACAATACTTAGACATGTATTGCAGGCTTTACAATATCAATGGACTTACTAAAAATTATAATTCTTTTATAGACTTATATGACGAACTATGGAGAGATATTAAGAATGAAAATAAAAAAACTAATATAGAACCAGTATTGTTTGACATTGCAAAGAAAATGAGGGATGCACAAACTTTAAATATCAATTGGACAGTTACAGACAATAATGAAGAAGAGACTAAGATACTAGCAAGCAATGGAATTATTTGTTATAACGAAAATAAAATACATTTCTTTCATCAAAGTTTTTATGATTATGTTTTAGCAAGAAAATATATTGTATCCAATCAATCATTTGTTAAAGATATAGTGAGGGAGCATCAGGGCCTATTCCTTAGAACTACAGTTAAACTGATGCTTGACTATTATAGAGAATATGATAATATTAAATATAACAGCGAGGTAAAAGCACTGCTCGCATCTGAGAAAGTACGTACCCATATTAAACTGTTAGTTTTAAATCTATTATGCACCTACACAGAAATAACACCTCTTGAAAAAAAATTACTATTATCGTTAAGGAAAAACGACAGTGACTTATACTATTATTTTGTAAAACAAGTGAATTCTTTAGAATGGTTTGATGAAATTAAGAGGGATATTCAGAACGACGTAGAGGATTTAATGATTAATAGCCACAACTGCTCAGATATTTGGCAATTTTTATTCCATTATGTTGCTATCAAACCTAATGAAGTATACCTAATGGTGGGCACTATAAGAGATTCCGTAACAAAAAATGAGACTGCAAAACGTGTATTATGGTTTACGAAAGATTACAGCTTAGCTGAAGTCCAAAAGTGGTATCACTTCTTTTATAGTAAATCAAAAAATTATGATCATGTTTATATTGAAAATGCTATAGCAAGTAATATCACTTTTGCATGTGATGAAACTGGAGAAATATTAAAACAGCTACTTTTAGAGCAAGGAAATCCAAGACAGCAGTATGAAAAGCACTATTTTATATTCGATATATGCGAACAACTATACAACAAGGATGCACTAACTTTTTACCATACTTTAAAAGATGTTATAATTTGTGTGATACAAAAATCATCAGTTGCTATTGATAAAAACTCTCTCCGAATAGACAACATTTTTTATGGGATTCTTCACGATGCGAATAACAATCAAGTTATAAAATGGTTAATTAAAATTTTACAAAACAATATTAATAGCAATGCTGATTCCGTTCATCAGGAAGTCAAATTCTATTTAAGTTACCGTTCTGTTACTACTTACATCATCGCATTTCAAGTAATGGAAATTGAGCCAAGAGAGTTTATAAAAGAGATCTCTCAAATTTATTATAATAGCAAATTGATTGATCTACTGTTATCTCATCAAGCGACAAGCTATTATTTGAGATTATTATTGGGAAAAACATTTAAAGTGCTAAATGAAAATGAAAAAGAGTCATTTCGTGATTTTGTGTTAAATTTTAAGTCTGAAACAGATTACCTCACAAACGGCAAAGAGAAAAATGATAATCAGCAACCTTATCCGTATTTACATTGTAGGCAAAGAGAGTTAATTTACACAATTCCAGAAGAGGAGTTAACTGGAGAGATAAAAAAAATACGAGGTGAACTAGACAGAAAATACCCCTTCTCTTGCACAAATGTAGAACCAATATATGATGTTTCTATGGCATCTATTTGTGGTGGAATTACAAGTCATGATAAATATAAATTGTTTTCAAAAAAGACTTGGCTAAACTCGTTTTTACAATTACAAGAAAATAGTCGTTCAAGTAAAGGACAACTAAGACATCTTGACTTAAGAATACATTCAAAAGAATTTGAACAGTGCGTTTCAGAAGAACCCGATAAATTCTTTCCATTCATAAAACAAATATCACAGAATACGAAGATTAACGTTTGCTATAGATTATCAGGTATATTAGGCCTATTAAAAGGCCACTGCAATCCGGTTGACGTTTTTCCATTATTTAAACAAATACTTGATGATAAGACATCATATTCAAACCAAATTTTTAACATAATTGGGTTACTCGTAAAAAATGAAAGTTGGTTTATTGATGATATTATTATTTTTCTCAAAAAAGTTATTACCTCAACATTTAAAGAATCAAAATATAGCACTGACATAGAAAATCATGAAATAGATGGCACTAGCGATTTATTAATGAGTGGAGTTAATTCAGAGCAAGGAAATGCAATCGAAGCACTCATTAAAATATGCGGGATAAAAAAAAGACAGGCAACCATATATAAATATCTTACAGAGTTATACCCCTCTTTATGTCCAGAATTACAACTAGTAGTTATTTACAATATTTATTATAAGGAGTATTATAATGATTTCTTATTCCCTTCACTCTTAACAATATATACAAGCGAACCAATATCAGAGTTTTTATTAATCCGCCCAGAAATAATCAATAAGTATTTGCATGACGAACCTAAAATCATATTGCCATACTTAAGATCAATACTACACCATAAACGCGCACAAAGATTGCTATCAAATATATTATTTTGGGGATGCGGATATGAAAAATCAAAAGAAGAATCAAAAGTACTATTAGATACACTTTTGCTTGACAATAACTTAAGTGCTATATCTGTACTAATTCAAATGTCAATGGAGAACATATTTGATGCCACATATCACTCATTATCAAAGCTATTATTAATAAAATATAGAAATGATGAAAGAGATGAGATTTTAACAACTTACATGAGACATTGCAGTTCTCTCCCAGTAGATGAGTTTCCCTTATTCAACACGTGGTTGTTTTTGTCAATAAAACGTTTCAAGAGAGATAATATGTATGGTGTCCTTGATTACATTAAAAAAAGTTCTAATACTTATCCATCAGAATGTTATAAAAGCATAAAGGCAATCATCTCTTCAACAAATGTAAGCACAGGATATTACGATAAAAACATATTAGAGGTACTATTAAGTATTTACAAATGTTTGAAAGAGGAAGATGACGTTACATCAATGGAGGAAATAATGGACACATTTGATGAATTAATGTTACATGGAAATGTATATGAGATTAATGACGCAATGACAATGACAGAATTTAACACATATTGA
- a CDS encoding KAP family NTPase: MNVKKCSITIKHYSFKSSILRVLIWLTGRNAFLCYLCCAVACIIISNKVFVIEFIHKYVEPIDILKSKLTGILITVVFILYIIRWMHKSWKKLYVGNATIFAIFTVLVIHVFYRSDVSLVYDKIFGMAYLDIWCFVIVAMLIEMIYNRYIFYKAKIISKDVYMTDRVHLLPDDPIKDTEQDKLDFKEHAEFIINKVFTSGFKKSFSIGVISPWGYGKTSFMNVMKDVIKKCYSNRSIIIDFNPRQSKDCECIQEDFFNEFCLKLSDYNNDVNPLISRYIRSLRISSRFSLMGTVEMHMRLMDTKKLKDFINISIERTKRIVFVFIDDFDRLTENEIIAVLKLIDRNASFKNTVFVTAFDDGYVNKTIGKAYAKNEYFIDKFFNMEYKIPVRPYTKYLNLLYGYILNAIDTSEDSLSIRTNLLKFFDNSIYLFESVLYNIRDMKRFYNQFINDYMPFKSEVKLQDFILLSLIKFRFYDEFVKLFHKEYITNDSYNPFEANSYFTLKQKYEENNEDSGKKDKPEIADVVCPQSIKILRRLFPKVGYTNFLDSYLSISSVSAFDSYFYTAIYKGIEQKEFIALSKLNDKLFYDKLYEWLNSGKSNYVIEYITSNPINSDGYAHFDSDESKVLYFLILTFYYSSILKTPDRDLTHYSFSITNKRSYKNYFDFNLKYEVYKQLLSIAVSGNKYYFPYRFVGFMLRSTITHEDNDYACIFSKEELQSINFEMLKRYLAQNKTMSVVHYFVFESCIENIELTNDTRKVTIMPGACDVFREFIENDPSFYLDNFIIDNSTANNGVELSCQSFCRQIFKIPNVLGSQDDFIKLVSSVNKGKKYDNLITLWKLYKANDYKVLTVINKHFTRLEDKITCVKEVQSKLNQFHVDLYDIVKNHSKIKESTISEIQKYMMDVFCFDKTKDDISKLIDVIRQQNLISE, from the coding sequence ATGAATGTTAAAAAATGCAGTATTACTATTAAGCATTATAGCTTTAAGTCATCCATTCTAAGGGTATTAATTTGGCTAACTGGAAGAAACGCTTTTTTATGTTATTTATGTTGTGCTGTTGCATGCATAATTATTTCTAATAAAGTTTTTGTTATTGAATTTATTCATAAGTATGTCGAACCAATTGATATTCTCAAAAGCAAATTAACTGGAATATTAATTACTGTTGTTTTTATCTTGTATATTATCAGGTGGATGCATAAATCTTGGAAGAAACTATATGTCGGTAATGCAACAATATTTGCGATTTTTACTGTGCTAGTCATCCATGTGTTTTATAGGAGTGATGTAAGTCTTGTGTACGATAAAATATTTGGAATGGCTTATTTAGATATTTGGTGTTTTGTTATAGTAGCAATGTTGATAGAAATGATTTATAACCGGTACATTTTTTATAAGGCAAAAATCATTTCAAAAGATGTTTATATGACGGATAGAGTGCATTTATTGCCTGACGACCCAATCAAAGATACTGAGCAAGATAAATTAGATTTTAAAGAACATGCGGAATTTATTATAAATAAAGTATTTACATCAGGCTTTAAAAAATCCTTTAGTATCGGAGTGATATCTCCATGGGGTTATGGCAAGACATCTTTTATGAATGTGATGAAAGATGTTATAAAAAAATGTTACTCGAATCGTAGTATTATTATTGACTTTAATCCGAGACAATCAAAAGATTGTGAGTGTATCCAAGAAGATTTTTTCAATGAATTCTGTTTGAAATTAAGCGATTATAATAATGACGTTAATCCTCTAATATCTAGATATATTCGTTCTTTACGTATTTCTTCTAGGTTTAGTCTGATGGGAACTGTTGAAATGCATATGCGTTTAATGGATACTAAAAAATTGAAGGATTTTATTAATATATCTATAGAACGAACTAAAAGGATAGTTTTTGTGTTTATTGATGATTTTGACAGACTTACTGAAAATGAAATTATTGCGGTGCTTAAGCTGATTGATAGAAACGCCTCTTTTAAAAATACTGTATTTGTTACTGCGTTTGATGATGGATACGTTAATAAGACAATCGGCAAAGCGTATGCAAAAAATGAATATTTTATCGATAAGTTTTTTAATATGGAATATAAGATTCCTGTCAGGCCGTACACAAAGTATCTGAATCTTTTGTATGGTTATATCTTGAATGCTATTGATACCTCAGAAGATTCACTAAGCATTCGTACTAATCTTCTGAAATTCTTTGATAATAGCATTTATTTATTTGAAAGCGTGTTGTATAATATTCGTGACATGAAAAGGTTTTATAACCAATTTATTAATGACTATATGCCGTTCAAGAGTGAAGTTAAGTTGCAGGATTTTATTTTATTATCACTTATCAAGTTTAGGTTTTATGATGAATTTGTGAAATTGTTTCATAAAGAATACATCACAAATGATTCCTATAATCCTTTTGAAGCGAATTCGTATTTTACTTTGAAACAAAAGTATGAAGAAAATAATGAAGATTCCGGTAAAAAAGATAAGCCTGAGATTGCAGATGTAGTGTGTCCACAATCAATAAAAATTTTGAGGCGTCTTTTCCCAAAGGTTGGTTACACGAATTTTTTAGATAGCTATTTATCTATTTCTTCTGTCTCCGCATTTGACTCATATTTTTATACTGCTATATACAAAGGCATTGAACAGAAAGAATTTATTGCATTATCTAAATTAAATGATAAATTATTTTATGATAAGCTTTATGAATGGCTAAATTCGGGGAAGTCAAATTATGTCATTGAGTACATCACTTCTAATCCTATTAATTCGGATGGGTATGCACATTTCGATTCAGATGAAAGTAAGGTACTTTATTTCCTTATTTTAACTTTTTACTATTCTTCTATACTTAAAACACCTGATAGGGATTTAACCCATTATTCTTTTTCAATCACTAACAAGCGTTCATACAAAAATTATTTTGACTTTAATTTAAAATATGAAGTATACAAACAACTATTGTCAATTGCTGTTTCTGGAAATAAATATTACTTTCCATATAGATTCGTAGGCTTTATGCTGAGAAGTACAATAACTCATGAAGACAATGATTATGCCTGTATCTTTTCAAAGGAAGAATTGCAATCTATAAATTTTGAGATGTTAAAGAGGTATCTTGCTCAAAACAAGACAATGAGCGTAGTCCATTATTTTGTTTTTGAAAGCTGTATTGAAAATATCGAATTAACAAATGATACGCGAAAAGTTACAATAATGCCAGGAGCTTGTGATGTATTTAGAGAATTTATTGAAAATGATCCATCTTTTTATCTTGATAATTTTATCATTGATAATAGCACCGCTAATAATGGTGTAGAGTTGTCTTGTCAGTCGTTCTGTCGGCAAATTTTTAAGATCCCCAATGTGTTAGGTTCGCAGGATGATTTTATTAAACTCGTGAGTTCTGTAAACAAAGGTAAAAAGTATGATAATTTGATAACTTTATGGAAGCTTTATAAAGCTAATGATTATAAAGTACTTACTGTTATCAATAAACATTTTACCCGTCTCGAAGATAAGATAACTTGCGTTAAAGAAGTTCAGTCAAAATTAAATCAATTCCATGTCGATTTATACGATATTGTAAAAAATCATAGTAAGATAAAAGAAAGCACAATATCTGAGATTCAAAAATATATGATGGATGTCTTTTGCTTTGATAAGACGAAAGATGATATTTCTAAACTCATAGATGTTATTAGACAACAGAATTTGATATCAGAATAG
- a CDS encoding KAP family NTPase, translated as MKAKHNDFEIPADNPFVNDKFNREPNAVALTNVIRIYQEGFTLAINGAWDTGKTTFIKMLVIFESY; from the coding sequence GTGAAGGCAAAACATAATGATTTTGAAATACCTGCTGATAATCCGTTTGTAAATGACAAATTCAACAGAGAGCCCAATGCGGTAGCGTTAACTAATGTTATTAGAATTTATCAAGAAGGTTTCACATTGGCAATCAATGGTGCATGGGATACTGGCAAGACAACTTTCATCAAAATGTTAGTAATATTTGAGTCATATTAA